The following is a genomic window from Anopheles aquasalis chromosome 3, idAnoAquaMG_Q_19, whole genome shotgun sequence.
GGAAGGACTTCTACTGAGACTCGAGCCTTTCAAAAGGCGCGCTCGTTGTGGCTGCGGTGCGGCCATCATCAAAACACCAAAGTGAGATACTTAACAGGCAACAGCACAGGAGGCAGGGCAAATTGTAAGATACACAGCCAGCAGAACAGTAGGCTCTTCGCACTTCGTTCGTACAAATCCAAAAGTCGAAAACAAAGTAGGTTAGGCACGCTTGTTTCCCCGGGCATCAAATGGCTAGAATGTGAAtgtgaataaaagaaaaaaagaagggtaGCACATAGTGGACAAACCGGCAGAGAATTCGCATTAATATGGCAAGAGATGACAGTGGAAGATAACACGCCACAAGTGGTCGCCACCGGCTCTGACGGTTACTGCGTCTAATGGAGTGTAGTCTTTGCGTTTCTTATGCGCGATACCTCATTCCATGCGGCACCtgaattgaacaaaaaaaaaccatccgaaTGGATGTCTTAACAGATTGCAATCGTTAAAAGGCGCGACGGACGAACtacgaaaaaacaaacctgTTTCCAGAGGTGCGATTCAGTTCACGAGCGAGAATGATAAACTGCGAAATGGGTCGTGATGCGAAGCGAAAAGCCATTTACCATCGATGCTCGAGAATATCCACTTCCCCAACCACCCCGCCCGGAAGCCTCTATTGGAGAGAACGTAAAGCGTCAGCATTTATGCTGTGTCCTACGCAATTCGGTGCGCTCAATCAACCTCGCGCCTCGCACATCTGGATCGTTATTGGATTCGTGTCACGGGGGAAAGTTTTGCAATCcgatccctttttggtggagttGCACGTATAAAAGACCGCCCTACGGGCTACTGGTGGTTAGTGTTAAAGTGTGTGCCATGCTTGCCACCGGTGTACTAGTGTTTTCTGTGACCCTTCTGGCCGTTGGGACGGACGGTGGAAATGTACCGCGCGTTTGCATCGCCGATGGTTGTATGCGAGGATCGTGGAGGAGAACTCTAACCAGCCAACTGTTTGAGGCGTACATTGGTATCCCATTCGCAAAGCCACCGATCGGTAAGCTCCGGTTTGCGGATCCCGTACCAAACAAACCGTGGAAGGATGAGCTAGACGCGACTGGCCGATTGCCGAAATCAGCCTGCATACAGCAGAATCTATTTATTCCGGAGCGCGGCATCGAGGGAAGTGAAGACTGTTTGTACCTTAACGTGTATCGACCACGGCCAACCGTTAACGGGAGCCACTCGGAGCCACTATCCACATTGGTTTACATACatggtggtgggtttttggcTGGCTATATCTCACCGTTGGTCGTAGGACCGGAGAAACTGATTGATCAGCGCGTCATAGTGGTGGTCATCCCGTACCGATTGGGTCCATTTGGATTCCTATCGACCGGAGATGCCGCTGCCAGTGGAAACTTTGGACTGAAAGACCAACGTTTGGCGCTGCGATGGGTCAACAAACATATCCGTGAGTTTGGAGGAGACCCCCAACTAGTCACCATCTTTGGACATAGTGCGGGAGGAGCTAGCGTGCAGCTCCACCTGATGCATCAGGGCAACGAAGGACTTTTCCAACGTGCGATTAGCCTCAGTGGTAGCGCGTTAGCTCCGTTTAGTACACCGTTAGACGATCCGCTGATGTTGGCTCACCAACAGGCAGCATTGGTGGGAATCAGTGACCCATCCAGCATGTCAACGACCGATCTGGTTGAGAgacttcgatcgattgacgcGGACCTATTCGTTAGCAGCTTGGCAGCGTTTTCGGTAGGAGTCGGAAATCTTCTATAAATCCTAAACGTAGTGGTTTGACATTTTCTGTACCTTACAGAACGGTTCTCGCTATCCAACAATTGTCTATGGGCCAGTAATCGAGTCCTCCACCGTTAAGGATCCCTTTCTAACGGATGCGCCGCTGAAGCTGTGGGCAGAAGGATCGTATCTGCCGGTACCATGGTTAACCGGCAGTGTTCCAAACGATGGATTCATTTTCAGTGCACCCATCCTCAAGAATGCCGATTGTTCGCCGGAAAAAAtcgcccaacagcagcaactgctccTACAAGTGTTGAAAGGAACCAAGAACCCACGATCTGCACTGCTTCTACTGGAACGCTTTTTCGACAAACAGCCCAGCAAAGCTAATCAATGTATTACGCAGGACAACATTGACACCATCACTAGGGTAGGCTCTTGATCGTgaccagaaaagaaaaattacaACCTAACATTCTTACGAAATGCTTTTATCAGATCTTCAATGAAGCATCATTCGTATATCCTTTGATACGGAGCGTTCAGTTAAGAAAAAGCGACAACAATACGCTCTCCCCCGTCTTTCTATACAAATTCAACTACAAAGGAAGCTTATCGTACTCATCGGTATTCTATCCGGAAGGCGACGAAACGCGAGACTACGGGATTGTACATTGCGATGAGCTTATCTACATCTTCCGTGCACCGTTGCTGTTTCCGGACTTTCGCCGAAATACACCGGACGCAAAGGTATCGGAACGGTTCACGAAATTCATGGTTGATTTCGCAAGAAAAGGGTAAGAAGGGGATTCGTGTCTGCCAAGGCCAAGAGTGCAGAGAATATTTTCACTTTTACAGATACATTGACGAAGAGAAGCCCAACAAGACGTTCACAACCAGGGATGCTAAAAAAACCCAACTACCGGAGGCTTTGGAGTTTGTAAACTCGAACAACACGAATGAGATCGTCGTGGAGCGCAAGATTGATCTACTCGATCAGGAAATGGTGGACTTTTGGGCGGATTTCTATAGCTTCTGAAACAACATTCATGAGGAATAATGCGATCAATAAACGATCAACCAGATCaacggaaatgaaaacaactctcctttttgttttggtttgtttaaaaacGATTTCTTCATTCACGCATACTATCTTGAACCAACTCAACGATCCCTCCCTCCGGCTGGTATGCCTGTCCTTCCAATTTCTATCTTCTAATCGGTTACTGACGATTCAATGATTGCGCTACGCCATCTTTCTCCTACGCTCCACTTTCAGTCAATTTATCTGTACTCTTCGATCGTCCTCTTTCTTTAAGTGATATGTGTCGTCTCTCTTTTTTGTCTTGTTTTGTCCGTGTCTTTTCAAACTTTTTACATCTAACTAACAACGCTTGACGGTGCTGTTCGAGCACGAAGCAAATACCCGGTAGCCTCTGGCGAGAAATTTCCCTACTATTCCTACGCCTGCTTTGGTAGAAATACATGTGATTCGAGAGGTATTGAGAATTGCATTTGATATGAGTCTACAAACTACTACATGAGATTGCTAGGgtaagcaacataaaaaagatggttgtttctttttatgagCCTTCTCTAACCTAACTACTAAAaactctctccctcacacgcacacacgcttgGTAGCTAACTAACTGGTAAAATGCATTTGCGTTACACGCACCACAAGTACCCTAAATCGGTGAAAGTGTTCTTCGTTGGCTTTCCGTCAGCTCCGGATGCCAGAAGTCAACGATCAGCACTAGCCGGGTGGCCGTTCCATTGTGCCACACCTCGTGCTCGAAGCTATCGTCGAAGATCAACCACTTGCCATTCTCCCAGGAtctgaaagtgaaacaagaaCGGAACGTTATGCTGCATTTCGGTAGATAGATCGGGGGGCGCCTCCCAAGGACTGACCGTGTTTCCTCGGCAACGCGTATGTAAGTACCGCTGGGAACGTTCAGGCCCAGATGTGCCCGTATCCGGCAGTTCGTAGGCCCACAGTGAGGCCACACGTGCGTCCCGGGGTGCATAACGCTGAACTTCACCTGACCCCGCTTGCAGGTGCGTGCGGCCGGAAAGTGTTGCTCCACCAACCGACACGTCAGTGGAGCACGCGCACAGTTCCGCTCGACACGGGCACCCCGGGAGAATAGTTCCAGCTGCTTCCAGTCGCCCCGATCGCGCAGATTCTCCGTTTCATTCACAAACACTCCGGCACTGTTGAGCAGCTTTAGGCCCTCGTCGCGTATCAGTGTCCACTGACCCCGGATACGCTCCAGCTCGTCAGCGTAGGTTGTTTGCTGCTCGGTCCAAAACGGACGAGACTTCAACCCGTCCACATTGTACAGTGAGCGTTGGTAGAGCGAAAGGAACAGCTTGCGTTGTACACCGCGCCGATAGATGTCGTGCGCTTCGGCGGTGCGTCCCAAACGTTGCAGTGCGTCGCCGAGATGGAAATAGAAGCGCCCATCTTGCGTACCCTCGTGGCCTGTGTCGATGCCTTCGCGAAGATACTGTGCCGCCAGTTCCATGTTTTGGTCGTACGTTTTCAACACGAAACCATAGTGGACGAGCGCAAAGCCATCTTCGATCCAGCGCAGCAACGTCTCGTGCAGGACAGCTTTCGCTTCGGCTAGCCTACAAAAACAAGGCAAGTTGGCAATTAATCGTCACCATTTTCTAGCCAACAGCTGCGCTCACTCGAACGCATACGTACCGATTCATGTAGAGATAGGTGACTGCTAGTTGATTGCGAAAGTGTGGTTCATCATTAAACCGCCGGATAAGCGTCTGGTGCACCTCGATCGCATTCGCGTGCTGGCCCTGGAAGCGCATCCGATCGATGCACCTTTCCCCAATGGATCGCAACGTCGTATCGTCCACTGATAGCTCTTGTACGACGATTAGCTTCCGGTAGGCAGCGATTGCTTCGGTTAGCAACGCATTGCTGCGTCGCTGTTCAGCCAACGCATCCAGTGCCCGTGCACGGCCTACTAGCGCCGGTATCGAGTTGGGCTTCCTCCGGGACAACACTCCATCGAACGACTTCAGAGCCTCCTGGGCCTTGCCCTTTTGACGGTCAGCAGGAAGACATGTGCGCGAACGTCCGTGTGGGGTGGGTGTATGTGGTGCGGCAGTTTAAGCCCATTTCAGGTTTTGGATTTTTAGTAGCGGCCACACACACGCAGCGGTGTTACAGGAGGAGGCGCATGGTCacacataaaaataaaataaaaaacacacatacacacaaaacacttGATTAGCATGGCAACACTCGGTTGTTAGGCGTTTAATGGGTTTAAATGCGCAGCAAAATGGTAGAGAGGAAGCAAAATGTTGAAGCAAACATTTgggaaacaaagaaaaataacACACGAAGAATGATACATCCATTCGATTACGATTCCTTAACATCCACTCGGTGTGCATCCGAATCGGGTGGGTGACCAATGCGGAATGCGAAGCTGATGGTAAGAAATGGCACGAATCTGTCTCTAGCATTCTTCAAGCACGGGAGTCTCGAAAATTCATTACAGATCAGAGCAGACAGTTGTCAATCTCGACATTCTAACACGTTGAGtaaggttaaaaaaaaatacggataattcaaattaaaatttaaaacaaagcattaacTGTCCATTTGTCAGTTCGTGTGTCTTGTGTCCTGTCGATAAGTCTAGGTTAGTTGTACGTGAGGATGTGGGATCTtgttttccaatcgatcggcCGTACTTGTATTGCGATGCCCTTACATGGGCATATTAAAACCTGTTTTCCATTCTAAAGCTAATAGGGTTTATGTTTGGAAGCTACTTTTTAGggggatggaaggaaatggatggGGCTAGGATGGTGTGTTCAATCTTATTCGAACCCGAACTCCTAAGAATGATGGTACAAAAGTTAGAACAATCGTCAAGAAAGCGGATGCTGCTCGGCAGAGCTCGTAATACCCAATCGGGACCACCACCTAGTCACCTACCTCGTctaactgctgctgcgcgcGTCTTAGCTCTTCCTGATAGGACCGATCAGCTTCCTCAGCCCGCGTTGGGATTTCTGTTTCGTCACAAGATGcggcagaaaaaaaattaattaaaaattagcACATTAATCATCCAGATCCACCGAAGCAACGGTCACGGGCGATAAAACCGGATTCTGGGTAAGGTGGGTTGTTCAAGGGGAAAGCGGGAGTAGTCATCAGCTGTCGTCTATTTCGTTTCTGGAGCTTTAGATTCGGaggattgtggtggtggtggtgcttcagtTAACTAATATCTCCACGAAGACACTACAGAATCACAGAATCATTATGGGAACATGATTGGCGGGCGGGTGATTGGCAATGAGAACCCCCCATTCGATCCAGCGTGAATGGGGAGAATGCAACTAAACTCTACCGAATGTTGCTACTGGTGGGGCGAGTGCAGCGCCATGCCTAGAtgaagtgatgatgatgctgatgacacAAGAACACGCGATCATTAGCCAAAACGcggcacgagcgagcgagcgagagagagattgagcgAACGAATGAGCGAAGCTCCTGTTCTAATAGGCATAAATACTTGTCCACCCTGCTGCGGtcgcttcatcttcatcggcaTCCGCCTGTTGCGCGGGGCTCGTGCCACTGGCGGCCGGTTGCGCAGCGCTCGTAGATGCTGCCGTCGAGGGCAGCTTGCCGTACTTTTCCTCCAATCGGCGCATCAAGTCGGAATCATCCACATCCGATTCCTCATCTTCGCCACCACCCGGTGGAATGTTGTCGTCTGTCAGtggttcctcctcctcgtccgagCCGTACTGGTTCAACAGCACTGAATCGATATCGTCCTGATCGTACACGTGCTCTTCATCTTCATACTCTACGCCGTACTCCTCGTCATACTCGGCACCGTACTCATCCGGGTCGAGTTCTTCCTCACTCGTATCGGGTACGAACAGATTCTCTTTGCTGCCATTGTCTAGCTGGGTGCCACTGGGGCCACCAAACGGTTCGATATCTTCCAGCATTTCAGGTTCCTCTGGCTCGGGAAGTCGGAATTCGACATGTTTCTCTCGTGGTTGCAGGGCCGATACGCTCGGTAGCTGCTGAGCAAACATTACATCCTGGTGTCGCCCTGGTGCCACGGTACGCGGTGAAGTCGCGGATGGTGGTAGTATCGGGTAGGCAAACTTATCGAATTGATGATCGAGttctgtcggtggtggtggtggtggtggtgatgggattTCCGAAAGCAGGGCCGTAAGCACGCTCCGTGCGTTCTCACCCTTCGCACTTACGTTTTCTCTCGCTTCCGGCGTCACCGATGCCGTTGCCGGCTGCgaaccttcctcctcctggtccGGTATCACGATCGGATCCTTGTGCAGACCGTAGATTAACTTATTTACCGCTCCCTTCGGAGGCTTCTTACGCGCTAGTAGTGAGTCTTTCTGAAGCTTTTTCATACTGACTGTTGATTGAGGTTCACTTtcaagttgctgctgctgctgctgttctctcAGTTCCGCCACTTCCGGTGACGCTCGGTACATGGAGCTAAAGTCTTCAAACGTAATCGGTACGAAGGCACCGATCTCTTGCTCCTGAGCTATTAGCTTCTGCTCACTCTCTTCATCATCTACCGGGTTGatttcctccatttcctcttccgcttcctcttccagctCTTCCAGCTCGTACTCGTACTCATCGCCGGAGTATCGTTCCCCCTCGTCCTCATCTTCGAACGCGATCACTACATAACACGTCAGTGCAAATGGTTATTAATGTTGATTTTCTCGATTACTAATCGCGTTAACCTACCATTGTCTTCGATCACTTCGTTGCCATCGGACGAGTGTCGTTGAGGTGTCGGGCCGGCATAAACGAAATCGTCCAGAATGGATCTAGACTGAGTGGTAGGAAGCTGGCTTTCGGTGGGTTGTGCTTGCTGTTGTGAAGGAGGGGCACGCGTTTGTACAGATGATTCCGCATCCACCGTTCCACGCTTAGCATCGACCGTGCTAACGGGAGCTGGTGGCTCTTAGACGTGGCCAAAAATACGACGGATTAAATATTGTAGTTCTCGTGTTCTTTCGCACCACGGCATGCGAATGCTCATGCTTTCACACATACAACATACTGAAACGCTTAGATAACCATCAATAGCCTTGCGAAGCATTACACTAAGGTGTTGCTCCTGTCTGCTAAATGTGCCGCTGGAGTAGTGCTGTGGACATTTAACGTATTACCGTTTGCTTTGAATTaaaacaacacagacacacacacgagATGAACATGTGAACAGGTGAAGAATCAAGGTAATCGAACTCGAAAGTGCAAATTATTGACGGACAGGAGAATAGTACAAACAATCGatgttcgctcgatcgattcaaGGAGAGTAGATACGACAAAAAGGTAATTCTCATATAAAGCAGCTAAGATGAGAATTACTGCGAGGCATGTGTTAGCGCACAatccacatgcacacacacacgtggCCAGTGACGAAAGTCAACGAAAGAGGAAACAGAAGCTACGCATGTAATACGTGAAATCATAACAGAAatacgaaatgaaaagaaacaaagttAAACAAAGTAGGCATTTTGTTCACAGTGAGGCAAACTACAGTAACATTCAAAACGGaaatcaaaaaaaggaaaaacaaaagaaaatgcaaagaaaGACACAGTACACGTAAGAAAGAACAAGGGGTTTACAACTCACTCGTAGGAACACGTGGACTTGTTAACAGAAGATGCGCAGCACCGAGCAGTGCGACACCGACAAACACTTTAACCGTCACTGAAAGTGTAGCCCAACGAGGGAAGGGAGTTGTACTTAGTTGGATTTTACCAAATGGTCGCAAGGGGAAAGAGTGCCCTCCCGATCGAGCTTCTGCTTATGCGTCTATCTGCAGTGTTATATGCTTCTGATCTGTGGCGGCTGCCGACAAGCTAATAAGTTGCACTTTCTGCTCGAATCGGTCAGCTTTAGTCAGCGGACTTGGCAGAGGAAGGAGGCAGAGGAATGAGATGCCATGAGAAACCCcagacgagagagaggggggttTGATGATATAATTTTGTGATTCTGTAATATCCTTAATCTTCGGACCGATTTCCGTTTCTACATTTTGCCTTCGTTCTTCGTAAGTGTTACTTACGCGATGTTTCCTCTTCGGGTTCGATGGCGGCCTTTCGCGCTTCCTCAGCCGCTACCCGAAGCTCCTGCTCTCGGCGCAGCTTCGCCAGATATTCTTCCTCACCCCCATCGTTATCGACGAATGCGTCGAATTCGATGTCttttccatcgtcgtcatcgccatcatcgtcgtcatcgccgtcatcgtcgtcatcgccgtcatcgtcgtcatcgccatcatcctgATCTCCCGCAGATTGTTGAGACCCAACTTTGAtcgcttcaatctcatcatcattgccatcgAGGTCGTCATTATCGTCCTTAAATTACCATTTACAAATAAATTCCAATAAGAATGATTAACAATCAGTTGATAACTAAACGCTACAGATTCAAAACATGTTATTAAAACACCCATGCACACAGGGATTAGTTATGTTTTTACCTTTCCAACGGTTGGGCTTGGTTCATGCTGTGTCTCTTCTTCGACCTTTGGCACTTCCAGCGACTCGGCTAGCTTGTTGTAGTTCCGCACCAACTCATCCATCTGTTCTTTCAGGACATCGCCAGTGACCGGTACCTCAGCGACGGCTGGGGTTGTGGTAGACTCATGTTCCGTAGAGCGCGCTTTCGGTGGTGTTTCAGAGGACTGGATGGATTGATTAGTTTTACCATTCAAAGCGTTAGGTAGCATCAGCGcagaagcaaaataaaaaaaaaaaattggaaaatatacTTTTTAAAACATGCTCAAAACAACTTCTACTAAAAACAACTCCCTCAACTGTTAACCGAAACGAGAAGATGGTTGTGCACTTACGTCTTCCTCAAACGGAGTGTTATCCTCATCAtctccgtcgtcatcgtcatccttttcaccatcatcggcatcatcgtctccgtcgtcatcgccatcgtcgccatcgtctctCTCCGCCTCGGCGAGGGCTTCCTCTTGAGCAGCCTCCTGCTGAGCGTAGATCTCCTCtacctcatcatcgtccagcTTCTGGGCTGGtccctcatcctcatcatcatcaccatcatcctgtgccccttcatcgtcatcattgtcGTCCTCCTCGGGATAGGGAGCACCGtcctgatcatcatcatcatgcccatcgtcatcgtcatgatCGTCGTCATGATCGTCGACGGCGTGTGCCTCAGCGtcatctccatcatcgtcgtgatcatcatgatcaccgATCGAGTTGATCGCATCCAGGATTtcctcatgatgatggtggtcgtccTGGCGCGTTTCATCGACCCAACCGTTGAAGAACTCGGAATACCGTGACTCGGACAGTGGCGTATCGTCATTCGAGAGGCCCTTGTTTTCCATAATGatcaaaccaaccagcgcACCGAGTCCGGCCAGCAGGATGAAGAACACCACCTTCGCACACCAGTGCCCACCGGTGCCATGGTCACTGTGGATGTGCATCTGTACATCGCCCGGATCCTTGGCTGCCTGAGCGGCCCCGGCCGAGGGGGCCTGCTTCGGAGCATGTACCGTCGTCTCCTTTACGGTATCTTCATCATCTACGAAAGAACAAGGGCCCGAGATAAGAAGGTAAGACCGTCACGCATCCCACACCACCTGCCCCACACCCCAGGGGTTCTATTTCAGGTCGCGTCCTGACGAACACATGGCATAGGTGACGTGGCACACGTCAGCACGAGCACGCGGCGTTGTCTCCCGCTGCTACGATTATTCGCGTGACGATGGCCATCGGGGACCGGTTTACGATTTTGGctaaattatatttttatatatttggCGCAGGCTACCGGCCCCCCACCGGCACTCTGAGCCGGCAAAAAAACGCCGGCAACAACATAAAGGAACGCGAAGAAAGCGTAACCATGAGGGAAGCCGGTATTCGGATCCGTGACCACGGTCATCGTGTCACGTTAGTAGTAGCTGTctttgcatcctttttggaGCAACGCCTGCGAGGAGGTCAGATGACCTCTCGTTGTTGATGACCAACGTTGTTTACCGGGAAAAATTGGAGCGGATAAATGCGCCAAATGGTTAAGCCTGGTGGGGGGGTGAGATGAGATATTTCGCGCGCAATATTTGAATTCCTACGTCGTCACAGCCAGCTGAGGGTagaagttaatttttttttcgaaaaaaggCGCAAtttcttgtttgctttttaCGACAATGTCTACTAGATGTTTTGTAGTTTATTACCCCAAGGGCAAACGCAGTTTTTGGCCTGCATTTACAGAGAATAATAGTTAATTGTCTGCTTCAAGATAGGATATAATAAAATCATAACGACATTGCCCTATTCCTAACTATCTCGTGAGTACAAAGCGACGGACAGTAGTGCACCTGATCCTGCATGGAAGGAATCTTGAACCGTGAAAAGGTCGCGAACGCGAAACGCGCCATTCGCGCCCTGGCGCTAGCCTGGCACAGAACGCACGTTACGGCCCCGGGGTGTGGAACACAGGCCGGGAagagccgaccgaccgaccgaccgaccgaccgacatgCCGACGATCGTAACACCGGAGCTATTTAAAGATTTTCAGACAAGCTAATAATGTTCTAAATTAAAAGCGACCTCAAAGGGAAGCCATCGCAGTGGCCGTCGCTATCGTTCAGAAGTTGGATGTCGAATGgcacaagagagagaacgcaacCGCTACCGATCTTATCCCGTGTCCCCGCTATCTTCCCACTACATCCGGTACTGCGAGGATTACTTCCTCATTCCAAGCttaccttttttccttttcttgtcCTTCCGCTTCTTTGGTTGCGTATCACCGCCCGACATGATcctgcacctgctgctgctgctgctgctgctgctgcactgctcaGCACGATCGTGTCACTTCCGCCGCTCGGTATCCGGGCAGACACCAGATTCACTTCTTATCACTCGCTAGTGTCTAGCGTTTCACACGTACACGATGACGCGGGGATTAATGCTGACGGTAGAGACCAGGGGAGAGAGATACGGAAACACTAAAAAGGGGAACGAATTAACGAAAGAAGCACCACtgtggctagctggctggcacacTTTGCTCCACGGTATTGTTGGGCAATGCCAACTGTGATGATAATCACACACAGGCGGAAGCGAAACGTAGAGAACGTCGTCAATTTTTGGAAGGGACCACGACcaagaccacgaccacgacgacacgaGGTTTCGAGGTTCTATATTAAGATCGCGCGACCCTCCTTCACCAACCGGCCCACTCCCTCTTCCCTGCTGGCTGCGGCACTAACCTCAgcctgagctgctgctgctgctgctgctgcgatcttTGTTCGCGGCCAACAGCGCCTGTACCGCACGCCGTTACCGTTTGTTTGAtactggctgatgatgatgctgcgcggTGTGGCCAAACGGTGGGATCTTTCGAATCGCGATCACCTCGCGGAGAGTATCTGTTGCGCATGAACCGTCGCGAGGCCGGctgattttcaaaaacaccACCGAGTGTAGCACTAGTTTCACACTGAGATAAGCGCGGTTTATCTTCCGAATTCGATTAAAACTGTTAGCACGCACGGAAAAGCCACTGATCGTTCGTAGGGAGATAATTTTCCACGTTTGCTGGGATGATCCGCGAAACCGTCctcgccgttgttgttgcaccGGCTTTGGAATCAAAACAGAGAATTGTCAGCTCCAGCCACCGGAACAATGGGCACAAAACAATAGACCAGAAGATCAAAATTACTATTACCAAGTACATTTTCAGTAATAAAAGGCTATAAATGGAACTGGGTTTTCGTAGAAGAAATTAACAATTTAGTTGTTAAGGTAGTTTTGTGCAACAAAttaagcataaaacataaataacgGTCGAAAGCAGCTGATaaattgtttttgaaaatggtGCTATTTGATTCAAACGTCCTACTC
Proteins encoded in this region:
- the LOC126575536 gene encoding uncharacterized protein LOC126575536 isoform X3 — translated: MSGGDTQPKKRKDKKRKKDDEDTVKETTVHAPKQAPSAGAAQAAKDPGDVQMHIHSDHGTGGHWCAKVVFFILLAGLGALVGLIIMENKGLSNDDTPLSESRYSEFFNGWVDETRQDDHHHHEEILDAINSIGDHDDHDDDGDDAEAHAVDDHDDDHDDDDGHDDDDQDGAPYPEEDDNDDDEGAQDDGDDDEDEGPAQKLDDDEVEEIYAQQEAAQEEALAEAERDDGDDGDDDGDDDADDGEKDDDDDGDDEDNTPFEEDDDNDDLDGNDDEIEAIKVGSQQSAGDQDDGDDDDDGDDDDDGDDDDDGDDDDGKDIEFDAFVDNDGGEEEYLAKLRREQELRVAAEEARKAAIEPEEETSLTVKVFVGVALLGAAHLLLTSPRVPTKPPAPVSTVDAKRGTVDAESSVQTRAPPSQQQAQPTESQLPTTQSRSILDDFVYAGPTPQRHSSDGNEVIEDNVIAFEDEDEGERYSGDEYEYELEELEEEAEEEMEEINPVDDEESEQKLIAQEQEIGAFVPITFEDFSSMYRASPEVAELREQQQQQQLESEPQSTVSMKKLQKDSLLARKKPPKGAVNKLIYGLHKDPIVIPDQEEEGSQPATASVTPEARENVSAKGENARSVLTALLSEIPSPPPPPPPTELDHQFDKFAYPILPPSATSPRTVAPGRHQDVMFAQQLPSVSALQPREKHVEFRLPEPEEPEMLEDIEPFGGPSGTQLDNGSKENLFVPDTSEEELDPDEYGAEYDEEYGVEYEDEEHVYDQDDIDSVLLNQYGSDEEEEPLTDDNIPPGGGEDEESDVDDSDLMRRLEEKYGKLPSTAASTSAAQPAASGTSPAQQADADEDEATAAGWTKIPTRAEEADRSYQEELRRAQQQLDEGKAQEALKSFDGVLSRRKPNSIPALVGRARALDALAEQRRSNALLTEAIAAYRKLIVVQELSVDDTTLRSIGERCIDRMRFQGQHANAIEVHQTLIRRFNDEPHFRNQLAVTYLYMNRLAEAKAVLHETLLRWIEDGFALVHYGFVLKTYDQNMELAAQYLREGIDTGHEGTQDGRFYFHLGDALQRLGRTAEAHDIYRRGVQRKLFLSLYQRSLYNVDGLKSRPFWTEQQTTYADELERIRGQWTLIRDEGLKLLNSAGVFVNETENLRDRGDWKQLELFSRGARVERNCARAPLTCRLVEQHFPAARTCKRGQVKFSVMHPGTHVWPHCGPTNCRIRAHLGLNVPSGTYIRVAEETRSWENGKWLIFDDSFEHEVWHNGTATRLVLIVDFWHPELTESQRRTLSPI